The Helicoverpa armigera isolate CAAS_96S chromosome 18, ASM3070526v1, whole genome shotgun sequence genome has a window encoding:
- the LOC110380225 gene encoding group XIIA secretory phospholipase A2, whose protein sequence is MEIPYRKIAIYVLTFVAYAYTGMGSSMLRNLKDAVLSAESVFGDMFKNAITVAEKFRSLHEVFDAAVEENCIFSCPEGSKPVRNRNHIPSSDGCGSLGFEIASEYLPLEEMTKCCDSHDICYDTCNSGKEACDLEFKRCLYNYCDSYKSVNVAGDTITKGCKGAAKLLFTGTLTLGCKSYLDAQKNACYCPPVKNNKYKKYPGNGDL, encoded by the exons ATGGAGATTCCATATAGAAAGATTGCGATTTACGTATTAACATTCGTAGCCTATGCTTACACTGGCATGGGCTCGAGTATGTTACGAAACTTAAAAGATGCAGTTTTATCGGCTGAGTCTGTGTTTGGAGACATGTTTAAGAATGCTATTACTGTAGCCGAGAAGTTCAGATCTCTACATGAAGTCTTCGACGCAGCTGTGGAAGAGAACTGCATATTTAGTTGCCCTGAAG GATCGAAACCAGTTCGCAACAGAAACCACATTCCTTCATCTGATGGCTGCGGCTCTCTTGGCTTTGAAATTGCATCAGAATACTTGCCGCTCGAAGAAATGACAAAATGTTGTGATTCCCATGATATTTGCTACGATACTTGTAACAGTGGGAAAGAGGCTTGTGATCTTGAGTTCAAAAGGTGCCTCTACAACTACTGTGATAGTTACAAGTCAGTAAATGTAGCAGGAGATACAATTACAAAAG GTTGCAAAGGAGCAGCAAAATTACTATTCACTGGCACTCTAACACTTGGTTGTAAGTCCTATTTGGATGCACAGAAAAACGCATGCTACTGTCCaccagtaaaaaataataaatataagaaataccCAGGAAATGGAGATTTATAA
- the LOC110380226 gene encoding myotrophin, protein MSELVWGIKNGDIDQVKDIVENKKIDVNALIDGRVPLHYAADYGQTAVLNYLLDKGADPNMLDKHGISVLLAAIWEGHTDCVKTLLKNGASKNGKTPDGTPYIDAAEKDEIKELLT, encoded by the exons ATGAGTGAATTAGTTTGGGGAATTAAGAATGGCGATATTGACCAAGTAAAAGACATAGTAGAAAACAAG AAAATTGATGTCAATGCATTAATTGATGGGAGAGTACCTCTTCACTATGCTGCAGATTATGGTCAAACAGCTGTTCTCAACTACCTGCTGGACAAGGGAGCAGACCCTAAT ATGTTGGACAAACATGGCATCTCTGTACTGTTAGCAGCTATTTGGGAAGGTCATACAGACTGTGTCAAGACATTACTCAAAAAT GGTGCATCTAAAAATGGAAAAACCCCAGATGGAACACCATACATCGATGCTGCAGAAAAAGATGAAATCAAAGAACTCCTAACATAG